One Halolamina litorea genomic window carries:
- the carB gene encoding carbamoyl-phosphate synthase large subunit, producing the protein MTETGSDDGTATGSESVTDTGAGEGRTILLIGSGPIQIGQAAEFDYSGAQACRALQEEGAEVVLVNSNPATIMTDPETADRVYVEPITPDAIAEVIRKENPDGVIAGLGGQTGLNVTAELAEQGVLEEYDVEIMGTPLDTIYATEDRDLFRQRMEGLGQPVPASTTISLDDDESATEMSEAALRERVEAGVEAVGGLPVIARTTYTLGGSGSGVVGEMDELLERTRKGLRLSRNDEVLLTESISGWVELEYEVMRDAGDSCIIICNMENLDPMGIHTGESTVVTPSQVIPDDGHQEMRDAALEVIRDLGIQGGCNIQFAWRDDGTPGGEYRVVEVNPRVSRSSALASKATGYPIARVTAKVALGKRLHEIDNEITGETTAAFEPAIDYVVTKVPRWPADKFTETDFTLSTAMKSTGEAMSIGRTFEESLLKALRSSEYDPAVEFDALEDEELREEYLVRPSPDRPYAMFEAFERGFPVEEVVEATGIYEWYVERFSRIVEASKEVVEGEFTPAAVAGFTNAEISALAGNVFEDSSLTWLPETRGAWREAAEPVAGAESEGLPVSAERAGVGEVEASVPGRTYKQVDTCAGEFAASTPYYYSSRKPESFTGPFEGDAAAGELQVDRDAESVVVVGGGPIRIGQGVEFDYCAVHAVRALSELGIDAHVLNNNPETVSTDYDTSDGLFFEPITAEEVADAIEATDADGVMVQFGGQTSVDVGEPLKDELDRRGVECEILGTSVDAMDLAEDRDRFNRLLDERGIEQPAGGSATSEVEAEALAHEIGYPVLVRPSYVLGGRAMEVVHDDEELREYVEEAVRVSPEKPILIDSFLEDAVELDVDAVADGDDVLIGGVMEHVESAGVHSGDSACVIPPRSLEDATMARVREVVEEIAEALSTVGLLNVQLAVKDGEVYVLEANPRSSRTVPFVSKATGVPIAKLAARVMAGESLDEIGAAEQIPEQPSVKEVVLPFDRLPNSDPRLGPEMKSTGEVMGTARTFGAAYGKAQIAAGNDIPTSGTLAVDGDWPADVIDGFTDYLDAVAPDDLEAALKEGTIDFLLSTERDSLRTAVDEEVPYLSTVASGRATLEALHTSEGVEGSLAGVDVAALSDRPTREENWG; encoded by the coding sequence ATGACGGAGACCGGCAGTGACGACGGCACGGCGACCGGGTCCGAGAGTGTCACCGACACGGGCGCCGGCGAGGGCCGGACCATCCTGCTGATCGGCAGCGGCCCCATCCAGATCGGGCAGGCCGCGGAGTTCGACTACTCCGGCGCACAGGCCTGCCGGGCGCTACAGGAGGAGGGCGCGGAGGTCGTGCTCGTCAACTCCAACCCGGCGACGATCATGACCGACCCCGAGACGGCCGACCGGGTGTACGTCGAACCCATCACCCCCGACGCCATCGCGGAGGTCATCCGGAAGGAGAACCCCGACGGCGTCATCGCCGGCCTCGGCGGCCAGACCGGCCTGAACGTCACCGCCGAACTCGCCGAACAGGGCGTGCTCGAGGAGTACGACGTGGAGATCATGGGCACGCCGCTGGACACGATCTACGCGACGGAGGACCGCGACCTGTTCCGCCAGCGCATGGAGGGGCTCGGCCAGCCCGTGCCGGCGTCGACGACGATCAGCCTCGACGACGACGAGTCCGCGACCGAGATGAGCGAGGCCGCACTCCGCGAGCGCGTCGAGGCCGGCGTCGAGGCCGTCGGCGGCCTGCCGGTCATCGCCCGCACCACCTACACGCTGGGCGGCTCGGGCTCGGGCGTCGTCGGCGAGATGGACGAACTGCTCGAACGGACCCGCAAGGGGCTCAGGCTCTCGCGCAACGACGAGGTGCTGCTGACCGAGTCCATCTCGGGCTGGGTCGAACTGGAGTACGAGGTGATGCGTGACGCGGGCGACTCCTGTATCATCATCTGCAACATGGAGAACCTCGACCCGATGGGTATCCACACGGGCGAGTCGACGGTCGTCACCCCCTCGCAGGTGATCCCCGACGACGGCCACCAGGAGATGCGCGACGCGGCGCTCGAAGTGATCCGCGACCTCGGTATTCAGGGCGGCTGCAACATCCAGTTCGCGTGGCGCGACGACGGCACCCCCGGCGGCGAGTACCGCGTCGTCGAGGTGAACCCCCGCGTCTCCCGTTCCTCCGCGCTGGCGTCGAAGGCGACCGGCTACCCCATCGCCCGCGTGACCGCGAAGGTCGCACTCGGCAAGCGCCTCCACGAGATCGACAACGAGATCACCGGCGAGACGACCGCCGCCTTCGAACCGGCCATCGACTACGTGGTGACGAAGGTGCCCCGCTGGCCCGCCGACAAGTTCACCGAGACCGACTTCACGCTCTCGACGGCGATGAAGTCCACGGGCGAGGCGATGTCGATCGGCCGCACCTTCGAGGAGAGCCTACTGAAGGCGCTCCGTAGCTCCGAGTACGACCCAGCCGTCGAGTTCGACGCGCTGGAGGACGAGGAACTCCGCGAGGAGTACCTCGTGCGCCCGAGCCCCGACCGCCCCTACGCGATGTTCGAGGCGTTCGAGCGCGGCTTCCCCGTCGAGGAGGTCGTCGAGGCCACGGGCATCTACGAGTGGTACGTCGAGCGCTTCTCCCGTATCGTCGAGGCGAGCAAGGAGGTCGTCGAGGGCGAGTTCACGCCCGCCGCGGTCGCGGGGTTCACCAACGCCGAGATCTCCGCGCTTGCGGGCAACGTCTTCGAGGACAGCAGCCTGACGTGGCTGCCCGAGACCCGCGGCGCGTGGCGCGAGGCCGCCGAACCCGTTGCCGGCGCCGAGAGCGAGGGCCTGCCCGTCTCCGCGGAACGCGCGGGCGTCGGCGAGGTCGAAGCCAGCGTCCCCGGCCGCACGTACAAACAGGTCGACACCTGTGCCGGCGAGTTCGCGGCGTCGACGCCGTACTACTACTCCTCGCGGAAGCCCGAGTCGTTCACCGGACCCTTCGAGGGTGACGCCGCGGCGGGGGAACTGCAGGTCGACCGCGACGCCGAGAGCGTCGTCGTCGTCGGCGGCGGTCCCATCCGTATCGGGCAGGGCGTGGAGTTCGACTACTGTGCGGTCCACGCGGTCCGCGCGCTCTCGGAACTGGGCATCGACGCCCACGTGCTCAACAACAACCCCGAGACGGTGTCGACGGACTACGACACCTCCGACGGGCTGTTCTTCGAACCGATCACCGCCGAGGAGGTCGCCGACGCCATCGAGGCCACTGACGCCGACGGCGTGATGGTCCAGTTCGGCGGGCAGACCTCCGTCGACGTGGGCGAACCCCTGAAGGACGAACTCGACCGCCGCGGCGTCGAGTGTGAGATCCTCGGGACGAGCGTCGACGCGATGGACCTCGCGGAGGACCGCGACCGCTTCAACCGCCTGCTCGACGAGCGCGGCATCGAACAGCCCGCCGGCGGGTCGGCGACCAGCGAGGTCGAGGCCGAGGCGCTGGCCCACGAGATCGGCTACCCCGTCCTCGTGCGTCCCTCCTACGTGCTCGGCGGCCGCGCGATGGAGGTCGTCCACGACGACGAGGAACTCCGCGAGTACGTCGAGGAGGCGGTCCGCGTCTCCCCCGAGAAGCCGATCCTGATCGATTCGTTCCTCGAGGACGCGGTCGAACTCGACGTGGACGCCGTCGCCGACGGCGACGACGTGCTCATCGGCGGCGTGATGGAACACGTCGAGAGCGCGGGTGTCCACTCGGGCGACTCCGCCTGCGTGATCCCGCCGCGCTCGCTCGAGGACGCGACGATGGCCCGCGTCCGCGAGGTCGTCGAAGAGATCGCGGAGGCCCTCTCCACGGTCGGCCTGCTGAACGTCCAACTCGCCGTGAAGGACGGTGAGGTGTACGTTCTCGAAGCGAACCCGCGCTCCTCGCGTACCGTCCCGTTCGTCTCGAAGGCCACGGGCGTCCCGATCGCAAAGCTCGCGGCGCGCGTGATGGCCGGCGAGTCCCTCGACGAGATCGGCGCCGCCGAGCAGATCCCCGAACAGCCGAGCGTCAAGGAGGTCGTGTTGCCGTTCGATCGCCTGCCGAACTCGGACCCGCGCCTCGGCCCGGAGATGAAGTCCACCGGCGAGGTTATGGGTACCGCCCGAACGTTCGGTGCCGCCTACGGCAAGGCACAGATCGCCGCCGGCAACGACATCCCGACCTCGGGCACGCTCGCGGTCGACGGCGACTGGCCGGCCGACGTGATCGACGGCTTCACCGACTACCTCGACGCGGTCGCACCCGACGACCTCGAGGCCGCGCTGAAGGAGGGCACGATCGACTTCCTGCTCTCGACGGAGCGTGACAGCCTCCGGACGGCCGTCGACGAAGAGGTCCCGTACCTCTCGACGGTCGCCTCGGGCCGTGCGACCCTGGAGGCGCTTCACACGAGCGAGGGCGTCGAGGGCTCGCTGGCGGGCGTGGACGTGGCCGCGCTGTCAGATCGCCCCACGAGAGAAGAGAACTGGGGCTGA
- a CDS encoding nucleoside triphosphate pyrophosphohydrolase: protein MSREYDKLVRDEIPAIIAADGETPITHAVEGETYEARLFEKLAEETAELRGSPGVEEFADVLEVLDALRQRLGVEEAELERVRAEKAVERGRFDDGVVLERVEGGTDGRA from the coding sequence GTGTCCCGCGAGTACGACAAACTGGTGCGCGACGAGATCCCGGCGATCATCGCGGCCGACGGCGAGACACCGATCACCCACGCCGTCGAGGGCGAGACCTACGAGGCGCGCCTGTTCGAGAAGTTGGCGGAGGAGACGGCGGAGCTACGGGGGTCCCCGGGTGTCGAGGAGTTCGCGGACGTGCTGGAGGTCCTGGACGCGCTGCGGCAACGGCTCGGCGTCGAGGAGGCCGAACTGGAACGGGTCCGTGCGGAGAAGGCGGTGGAGCGCGGGCGGTTCGACGACGGCGTCGTGCTGGAGCGCGTCGAGGGCGGGACCGACGGGCGGGCTTAG
- a CDS encoding DUF5815 family protein: MATAGGERLELPCGETISLTSLDLGMRELDCDCGDAHAVVMDMHPPTRFFPEFLVDTLEGAVETTSEEMPDFGTPHLMGMVMEEFPEQVAVADASEEGDVGFAMVWITDFDARRLHEVIVELVIELMEHAVSHAESDRAMTEFEEQMLEFDVSEFVEQYRDERDLDPEPYV; this comes from the coding sequence ATGGCTACAGCAGGCGGCGAGCGACTGGAACTCCCGTGTGGTGAGACGATTTCCCTCACGTCGCTCGACCTCGGGATGCGCGAACTCGACTGTGACTGCGGCGACGCCCACGCGGTCGTGATGGACATGCACCCGCCGACGCGCTTCTTCCCGGAGTTCCTCGTCGACACGCTCGAAGGCGCCGTCGAGACGACCAGCGAGGAGATGCCGGACTTCGGCACGCCCCACCTGATGGGGATGGTGATGGAGGAGTTCCCCGAGCAGGTCGCCGTCGCCGACGCCAGCGAGGAGGGCGACGTGGGCTTCGCGATGGTGTGGATCACCGACTTCGACGCCCGGCGGCTCCACGAGGTCATCGTCGAACTCGTGATCGAACTGATGGAGCACGCCGTCTCCCACGCCGAGAGCGACCGCGCGATGACCGAGTTCGAAGAGCAGATGCTCGAGTTCGACGTGAGCGAGTTCGTCGAGCAGTACCGCGACGAGCGGGACCTCGACCCCGAGCCGTACGTCTAA